A single region of the Brassica rapa cultivar Chiifu-401-42 chromosome A03, CAAS_Brap_v3.01, whole genome shotgun sequence genome encodes:
- the LOC103860325 gene encoding altered inheritance rate of mitochondria protein 25 produces the protein MLFLLSKRSLSSLLLRSTSHLRGDAISSSFSNLDGVGRSGIRTLHSLSMLLRNGHLCCCSKGTFLDQKRVLLSIFRCFSDASGSGGDTPPPRLDRNFLAKLWVSDMKKLKEREKRFGKASTKHRGENAVYEQSSLAHSDETHYEPILQQPPVSQSMSGPLKPKTLDEAKIATLLARSNLLITRDIEWANLVLGFEQENRYAVVDVCYPEAPVGSIREQSHVIARQLLRTRRPFVASITDALGNELFRVRRPFWWITSSIYAEIDGEEIGVVHRRWHLWRRIYDLYLGNQQFAVVENPGFWNWTFTVKDADGEVLAQIDRDWRGFGFEILTDAGQYVIRFGKSDAAFKSGPAKMIEELLVKRPLTLSERAVVVALAISLDNDYFSRHGGWGIPFMAVGE, from the exons ATGCTCTTCCTTCTCTCCAAgcgctctctctcttctcttctcctccGATCCACTTCCCATCTCCGCGGCGATGCTATCTCCTCTTCCTTCTCTAACCTG GACGGAGTAGGACGCAGTGGGATCAGGACGTTGCATTCTCTATCTATGTTACTGAGAAATGGTCATCTGTGTTGTTGTTCTAAAGGAACCTTTCTTGATCAAAAACGGGTCTTGCTTTCCATTTTTCGATGCTTCAGCGACGCCAGTGGCAGTGGTGGTGATACTCCTCCACCTCGCTTGGACCGGAACTTTTTGGCTAAGCTATGGGTTTCTGATATGAAAAAGCTTAAGGAGAGGGAGAAGCGATTTGGGAAAGCTTCTACTAAGCATAGAGGAGAGAATGCAGTTTATGAGCAGTCTTCTTTAGCACACTCTGATGAAACTCATTACGAGCCTATCCTGCAGCAACCGCCTGTTAGCCAGTCTATGTCTGGTCCTCTCAAGCCTAAAACTTTGGATGAG GCCAAAATTGCAACGCTGCTTGCTCGGTCTAATTTGCTGATTACAAGGGACATTGAATGGGCAAACCTGGTTCTTGGTTTCGAACag GAAAACCGCTATGCTGTAGTTGATGTTTGTTATCCTGAGGCG CCTGTGGGGTCTATCCGGGAGCAAAGTCATGTAATTGCGCGGCAG CTGCTTCGTACCCGGCGACCATTTGTTGCTTCCATAACTGATGCTTTGGGTAACGAGCTTTTCCGG GTTCGTAGACCTTTCTGGTGGATCACAAGTTCAATATATGCTGAGATTGATGGAGAG GAAATTGGTGTGGTTCACCGACGATGGCATCTATGGAGAAGAATTTATGATTTATACCTCGG GAACCAGCAGTTTGCAGTGGTGGAGAATCCAGGGTTTTGGAACTGGACATTCACAGTGAAGGATGCTGATGGAGAAGTGTTGGCCCAAATAGACCGTGACTGGAGAGGATTCGGCTTTGAG ATATTAACAGATGCTGGGCAGTATGTGATCCGATTTGGAAAATCTGATGCTGCATTCAAAAGTGGCCCTGCTAAAATG ATAGAAGAGTTACTTGTGAAACGGCCATTGACCTTGTCGGAAAGAGCTGTTGTCGTTGCTCTTGCTATTTCTCTAGATAATGATTACTTTTCAAGACATGGTGGCTG GGGTATCCCGTTCATGGCTGTGGGCGAGTAG
- the LOC103860324 gene encoding histidine kinase 2: protein MSIACELSNPNLKKTKAEKRIPTKILLIRVLCGLVVLWLCLSLSLGFLCICKKKEAAAAADDSSSSAKGMLFRNQSRSEIDAMLSLFFDSNQVTSFECRKENGGITCSLSTRSEKGDEEEEEAKRHVVAELMSSSENEEEGGVLHQVVLFYVMNKCHWWLVLCVLLVGGGRMIFARKEVSSLVQDKQQQQQQCKTAGKWRKNMLLLGIIAGVSLSVLWFWDTNEKILFQRKETLTNMCEERARVLQDQFNVSMNHVHALSILVSTFHHGKTPSAIDQKTFGEYTERTNFERPLTSGVAYALKVTHSEREKFEKEHGWSIKKMDFEDQTLVQGFDPAPVQDEYAPVIFAQETVSHIVSVDMMSGKEDRENILRARALGKGVLTSPFQLLKSNHLGVILTFAVYNTNLPHDATEEERIQATIGYLGASYDMPSLVEKLLQQLASKQTISVNVYDTTNASSVIKMYGSEVGDMSEEHISSLDFGDPFRKHEMHCRFTQKPPIPWLAIMPPGFALVITLLLGYIFNEAINRIATVEEDYQKMMELKARAEAADVAKSQFLATVSHEIRTPMVGVLGMLKLLMDTDLDAKQLDFAETAHGSGKDLISLINEVLDQAKIESGRLELENVPFDLRFLLDNVSSLLSGKAAEKGIELAVYVSSNVPAVIVGDPGRFRQIITNLVGNSIKFTQEKGHIFISVHLTNEVREPFETEDEILKQRLGSDETSCNTLSGYPAVNASGSWRNFKTFQDHSCDKTELLVTVEDTGIGIPVDAQSRIFTPFMQADSSTSRTYGGTGIGLSISKRLVELMQGEIGFVSKLGVGTTFSFTGVFGERERDSSVTALELFDQSIQEFQGLKALVIDSRNIRAEVTRYHLQRVGVSSVDIASSLATASSSCASKLVNLDLILIDKDAWNKEEYVAFNSGQEPSTRHPKIILLATFTTPAELSEIKSTGLVDEVVMKPLRMSVLICCLQETVGSGGKKRQTNRKPKNLGNLLRGKHILVVDDTMVNRRVADAVLRKYGALVTCVDSGKAAVAMLKPPHDFDACFMDLQMPEMDGFEATRRVRGLEEEMNKKEESRKWHTPILAMTADVIQATNEKCIKCGMDGFVSKPFEEEELYSSVARFFEK, encoded by the exons ATGTCTATAGCTTGTGAGCTCTCGAATCCCAATTTAAAGAAGACAAAAGCAGAAAAACGGATACCAACCAAGATTCTGCTTATCCGGGTTTTATGTGGCTTAGTTGTTCTCTGGCTCTGCTTAAGCTTAAGCTTAGGCTTCTTATGTATATGCAAGAAGAAAgaggctgctgctgctgctgatgactcttcttcttctgctaaAGGGATGTTGTTCAGGAATCAGAGCAGAAGTGAGATTGATGCTatgctttctctcttctttgatTCAAATCAG GTAACATCTTTTGAATGTCGCAAGGAGAATGGTGGTATTACATGTTCCTTGTCAACACGTTCCGAGAAAGgagacgaggaggaggaggaggctaaGAGACATGTTGTTGCAGAGCTTATGTCATCATCTGAGAATGAAGAAGAAGGAGGTGTGCTGCATCAGGTTGTGTTGTTTTATGTAATGAACAAATGTCATTGGTGGTTGGTCCTTTGTGTACTACTAGTGGGCGGCGGCCGTATGATATTTGCAAGAAAAGAAGTTTCTTCTTTAGTACAAGacaagcagcagcagcagcagcaatgCAAAACAGCTGGGAAGTGGAGGAAGAACATGCTTCTACTCGGCATCATCGCGGGAGTTTCTTTGTCTGTTTTATGGTTTTGGGATACAAACGAGAAGATCTTGTTCCAAAGGAAAGAGACGTTAACCAACATGTGTGAGGAACGAGCTCGGGTGTTGCAGGACCAGTTCAATGTTAGCATGAACCATGTCCACGCCTTGTCCATTCTCGTCTCTACCTTTCACCACGGAAAAACCCCTTCTGCCATTGATCAG aaaacgTTTGGTGAGTATACAGAGAGAACTAATTTCGAAAGACCTCTCACGAGCGGTGTTGCTTACGCATTGAAAGTCACACACTCTGAAAGAGAGAAATTCGAGAAGGAACATGGATGGTCAATAAAGAAAATGGACTTTGAAGACCAGACTCTCGTCCAAGGCTTCGATCCAGCTCCTGTTCAAGACGAATACGCACCCGTTATCTTCGCTCAAGAAACCGTCTCTCATATTGTCTCTGTCGACATGATGTCTGGAAAA GAAGACAGAGAAAACATCTTGAGAGCGAGAGCCTTAGGGAAAGGAGTGTTAACATCACCTTTCCAGCTTTTGAAATCAAACCATCTCGGCGTTATATTGACTTTCGCTGTGTACAACACCAACCTACCGCATGACGCTACTGAAGAAGAGAGGATCCAGGCAACAATTGGGTACCTTGGCGCATCGTACGATATGCCTTCACTAGTGGAGAAGCTTCTTCAACAGCTTGCGAGTAAACAGACCATATCTGTAAACGTTTACGACACGACTAACGCGTCGTCTGTCATTAAAATGTATGGCTCGGAGGTTGGTGATATGAGCGAAGAGCACATTAGTAGCCTTGATTTTGGTGATCCCTTTAGGAAGCATGAGATGCACTGCAG gtTTACACAAAAACCACCGATTCCTTGGTTAGCTATAATGCCACCAGGCTTCGCATTGGTTATCACGCTTCTTCTTGGTTATATCTTTAATGAAGCCATTAATCGAATTGCTACTGTTGAAGAGGACTATCAGAAAATGATGGAGCTTAAGGCTCGTGCTGAGGCTGCTGATGTGGCAAAGTCACAA TTTCTAGCCACTGTTTCTCATGAGATACGTACCCCAATGGTTGGTGTTCTAG GGATGCTGAAGTTGCTGATGGACACTGATCTTGACGCAAAACAATTGGACTTTGCTGAAACGGCTCATGGCAGTGGGAAAGATCTAATATCGCTGATAAACGAGGTTCTTGATCAGGCGAAGATTGAGTCAGGAAGACTTGAGCTTGAGAACGTGCCTTTTGATCTACGGTTCCTTCTGGATAATGTTTCATCCCTCCTCTCTGGCAAGGCTGCTGAAAAAGGAATCGAG TTGGCTGTTTATGTTTCTAGCAATGTTCCAGCTGTTATAGTTGGTGATCCGGGTCGGTTCCGACAGATAATCACAAACCTTGTTGGAAACTCAATCAAG tTCACACAGGAAAAAGGACACATATTCATCTCGGTGCACCTAACCAATGAGGTGAGAGAACCGTTTGAAACAGAAGATGAAATACTAAAACAAAGACTTGGTTCGGATGAGACATCATGTAACACGCTTAGCGGGTATCCAGCTGTGAATGCAAGTGGAAGCTGGAGGAACTTCAAGACATTTCAGGACCATAGTTGTGATAAAACTGAGTTGCTTGTTACTGTGGAGGACACAGGGATTGGCATTCCTGTTGATGCACAGTCTCGGATCTTCACTCCGTTTATGCAAGCCGACAGTTCGACATCACGGACTTACGGTGGGACAGGGATAGGTTTAAGCATAAGCAAGCGTTTGGTTGAGCTCATGCAAGGAGAGATTGGGTTTGTAAGCAAGCTTGGTGTCGGCACTACTTTCTCATTTACCGGAGTTTTTGGAGAACGGGAAAGGGATTCATCAGTCACTGCCTTGGAGCTATTTGATCAATCTATTCAGGAGTTTCAAGGATTGAAAGCATTGGTTATTGATAGCAGAAACATTCGAGCCGAGGTTACTCGTTACCATCTTCAGAGAGTTGGTGTATCTTCTGTAGACATTGCTTCAAGTCTTGCAACTGCATCTTCTTCCTGTGCCAG TAAATTAGTGAACTTGGATTTGATTCTAATCGACAAAGATGCATGGAACAAGGAAGAGTATGTAGCATTTAACAGTGGTCAAGAGCCCTCTACGAGACACCCAAAGATTATACTTTTGGCTACCTTTACAACTCCAGCAGAGCTCAGTGAGATCAAATCAACTGGTTTGGTAGACGAGGTGGTGATGAAACCGCTTCGAATGAGCGTCTTGATATGCTGCTTGCAAGAAACCGTGGGAAGTGGTGGCAAGAAGAGGCAGACAAATAGAAAACCAAAGAATCTTGGGAACTTGCTTAGAGGAAAACATATTCTGGTGGTAGACGATACGATGGTAAACAGAAGAGTGGCAGATGCAGTGCTAAGGAAATATGGAGCTCTTGTGACTTGCGTTGACAGTGGCAAAGCTGCAGTTGCAATGCTTAAGCCGCCTCATGATTTTGACGCATGCTTCATGGATCTGCAGATGCCTGAAATGGATGG ATTTGAAGCAACGAGGAGAGTACGTGGTCTGGAAGAAGAGATGAACAAGAAAGAAGAGTCAAGGAAGTGGCACACACCAATATTAGCTATGACTGCTGATGTGATCCAGGCAACAAATGAAAAATGCATCAAGTGTGGGATGGATGGTTTTGTATCGAAACcgtttgaagaagaagagctttATTCATCAGTGGCAAGATTCttcgaaaaataa